In Phocoena phocoena chromosome 3, mPhoPho1.1, whole genome shotgun sequence, the DNA window CTGACGCCACCCCTTCCTGCAGAACGTGGTGCAGCGTGTGGCGGCCCTGCCCCTGGTCAGGGCCACGTGCACCGCAGTCTCCGATGCTTACAGCGCCGCCAAGGACAGGCACCCGCTGCTGGGCTCCGCCTGCCGCCTGGCTGAGCACTGCATGTGTGGCCTGACCACGCGTGCCCTGGACCACGCCCAGCCGCTGCTCAGCCACCTGCAGCCCCAGCGTGAGTCCCCCTGGCCAGAGTCCTGGGTCCTGTGGTTTGCCCCACTGCCCCACCCTCTCATGCTCCATCTGCATGACAGCTGCTGCAGTGGACCCCCTGAGACGGGTGTCCCTCTGCAGTCTCGCCTATGCTGTGTGCCTTTACTCTGTCCACCTGCCTGTCCCCCATCCACCTGTGTCATCCCCTCTCTTGGTCCTTCCGCCTGTGCCATCTCACCCTCCATTCTCCGCCTGTCCCGTCCCCCATTCTCCCTGCATCCCTCGTGCCCTCTGTCTCTGTTTATTGTCCTTCTGTAGTTTGATCACCTGCCCGTTTGCCCTTAGCTGTTTCCTTGGGCGCCCCCCCTCCTTTTGTCCCCATCTTGTCTGTCTCACTGTCCTCCTCCCTTTGGCTAGCCTGATGTGCCTTGGGTCCCTTTGCTTGCCCAATCTCCCTCCCCTGTCTGCCCCTTCCTCCACCCGTCCTGAGCCTGTGACCAGCTCAGGGGGTCCAACCTAGCAGTGGGGTTGGGGGACAGAgagaccctcggcctcgcatctGACCGAGGAAGGGGATCACCTGAGggtcccagcccagggcctcGCCTGCCTCCTTCTCAGCCtgcttgtgtgaccttgagcctgCTCGCTGGGGCGTCTGAGCTGGACATGGGTGAGGAGTCACCTTGGTGCTGGCAGCAGTGGTGGCAGGGCGGAGGTGGGAAGGGCAGAGAGACAGGGTCCAGCCTGGTGGTTCACCCACACACTCAGGGTCCCGGCCCCTTGCAGGGGGCCAGCCAGGTGCCCCCTCTGTCTTtccctccgtgtgtgtgtgtgtgtatgtctccttttttctctgcctctccctccagcATCCCCTCCCTCTATGTCCCTGTGTCCCTCTCTCCCTTGACATCTCCCCAATTCTCGCTCGCTGCCTCTCTGTCTCCAGTGGCCACAGTGAACGATCTCGCCTGCAGGGGCCTGGACAAGCTCGGGGAGAAGCTGCCCTTTCTCCAGCAACCTTCAGAGACGGTACCCAGCACCACCAGATGGTGGGGAAGCTGTAGGGGGTGGAGGTGGCAGCGAGAAACGCAGCCTGAACACCTGGGCCAGCTGGACTCCAGGACCCAGTCAGGCTTTGGTCAACTGGAACAAAACAGCCACCAGATGAAAATAATTGACACTCGTGTTTACTGAGCACATAATATGTGCCAGCTGGTGCTGGGGATCCCTTCAGCCCCCTGAGGAAGATTTgattttcctccattttataAGAGGGGAAATTGTGGCCCAGAGCCAAACAGGGGCCAGGGGTCCTTGCCTCGCAGCCTcagggagctgggggcaggggaagggagccGGAGACTTACAGCAACTGGAGCTGGGCCCCTTCCGCCAGGTGGTGACCTCGGCCAAGGACGTGGTGGCTAGTGGCGTGACAGGCATGGTAGGCCTGGCTCGGCAAGGCCGCCGCTGGAGTGTGGAGCTGAAACGATCCATGAGCCACGCCGTGGACGTAGTGCTGGGCAAGTCAGAGGAGCTGGTGGACCACTTTCTGCCCATGACTGAGGAGGAGCTTGGTAAGGCCAGAGCCCTCCCCGCTCGCCTCTGAATCCTCCTACCCATCCCTGGAGGTTACGGATCAGAGAGGTCCTGGCCTCACCCAAGGCCACATAGCAGATCAGTAGGGAACATGGAGCTCCAGCCCAGGCCTGACCTCCCCCAACCCACATCCTACTAGAAATCTGACTGCCCAGAGCCCCGAGAGTATATGGGGCTTATAGACTTGAGGGCCATGGCCTCCAGCTGGTGGCCCTCCATACTGCAGTATTTGGCCTGTGCAATGCCTTTAAAATGGTTTAATTCAtcacatgcatttaaaaatcaggttttgCCCTACAAATCCTGATTTCTAACTTGCCTTGGAAAATCAGATATTTGGGTTGAATGGCGTCCTCCCCTTTATGTGGTTCCCTTGAGCCCCACCATTCTCCAGTGTTCTGCATCTAGTCCGTTGACCCTGGAGAGACAATCTGACTTCCAAACCCTGCTTTATGGCACTGGAGGAACATGGGGCGTGCCCCCTCCTTCACAGAAAGGCTGTGAGCCATTTTTGAAGCACCTTCTGTGGGCCAAACACTTGTAAGTGACTCTTTCATTATTATAAGCTCcattcacaggtgaggaaaatcAAGGTAAAGAGACCCGGGATTCGCACCGAGGCAGTCAGTAAAGTGGTTACGAgtgcctgggttcgaatcccaggtCGGCCTCTTGCACCCTGTGGGACTTCACCTCTCTTTACCttgggtttcctcatctgtaaatagagcTAATAATAGTGCCTACATCGTAGGGCTTGGGGACGGTCGCATGAATTGATATTGTAGAGGGGAAATATACAAGCTGTGGGAGCCCATGGGCGTGTCCACCCAGAAGCGTAGGGCGTGGCCACGCTGACTCCCCTCCCTATCCCGTCCTCCAGCGGCGCTGGCAGCTGAGGTTGAGGGCCCGGAAGTGGGCTCCGTGGAAGAGCAGCGGAGACATCAGGGCTACTTTGTACGCCTGGGTTCCCTGTCGGCGCGGCTCCGCCACCTGGCATACGAGCACtctctggggaaactgaggcggaGGAAACACCACGCCCAGGACACGCTGGCCCAGTTGCAGGAGACTCTGGAGCTGGTGAGAGCCCTCTGCCTGCCCCCCTTTCCCACCCCGTGGTGTCGGCCAGCATGCGTGGATTGAGTGCCCGCGGACTACCTGGTCCCCTGCTAGTCTGAAAGGGGGAGGCGGAACCGTGTAtgtgcagggctggggcagaggagggaccCGGGGCTGGAGGCATTCAGTGGGGGTCAAGGCTCAGCCTGGGGAGGCAGGAAGAGGTTTTGTGGAGGAGGGGAAGTTATAGGCGGTTAAGATGGATAGGAAGAGAGTGAAGGTACCTCTTCCCGGGCTCTCCCATCACCAATCACAATCTTCCCAGCCTTTAGGTTCTAGCTGATAACCCAGCTTCTTTCCCCGCTGTGCATCGCTCCCTGCTCCAGAGGGACATAACAGCTCCTGTTTTCTGAGTTTGATGAGTTCAGACGCCCCTAACCTCCTGCTGCATCTCAACTGATGACAGCCCTGTCCTTCCAGGGCCTCAGGCCAAAACCTGGGAGTCACCCTCaacttccctcttctcctcctgtCCCACATCCGACATATCAGCCAGTactgttggctctaccttcaaagtcTACCCAGAACCCGCCTACATCTACTCCTTCCTCTTGCTCCACCTGGGTCCAGTCATGATTACTCAACCATGGTCCTGGTTTCTCATCCTGGTCCCCACAGTCTGTCCTTCCTGAAGCAGCCACCAGAGGGCGCCTGTGAGCACCGGAGTGAGCTACTTTCACTGAGCAGCGTGtcctcgaggttcatccatgttgtagcgtgtttcagaatttccttcctttttaaggctgaataacagtcatccctcagtatctgcgagggattggttccaggaccccgcacggataccaaaatccgaggatgctcaagtcacttctgtaaaatggcacagttctgcatccacagattcaaccaactgtgaatcttggttgaatccgcagatgcAGAGCCCGCGGATACGGAGGTCAGACTGTGTTCTACTGTGTGGATCACAGTTTATTTCTATTAATCTTCTAATACCTGCCCTCTCCTAGGCACTGAAGGCCCAGTGGCCCCCTCAGGACACGCACAGTCCAGTAGGGGGACTAAGGTCATGATGGGAGAGCATGCTGAGTTCTTTGGGACCCGGAGGAGGGATCCACCCAGCCAGGAGCCGGGGAAGGGAGGCTTCTTGGAGTGGGTGACGTCTACAGTGAGACTTGAACTGAAGTGAACCAGGCAGCGGGATGGGATGGAGAGGAGAGTGTTCCTAGCAGAGGCACAAGCATGGGCAAAACCCGGCAGTGAGTCTGAGTTTCAGGGGAACCACAGGTCTCAGGTCTGGCCACGGGCAGGGGAGAAAATGGGCAGATCAGCCAGGCTGGATCAGTAGGCACGGAAGGTTTACATACAGTGGGTGTTCTGTAAGTGCCTATTGAGGTCAGATCCACGctagggtcctggttcccccaaCACTCCAAATCCTCCAGTTCTGACTACTATGGTCCCTGTCCCCACAGATTGACCACATGCAGTGCGGGGTGACGCCCATCACCCCAGCCCACCCTGGGAAGGTGCATGAGCTGTGGGAGGGCTGGAGCCAGCACTCCCCAGAGAACGGCCGCCGCAGTCAGGTAAGATGGCGTGGAggaggggggttggggggcgTGGGAGGGGTTCTGGATCTGCCAGGGGTTGCCAGGGGCGGGGCTCCAGCCAGCTCCAACCAAGTACTGAGGTCAGCTGGTTGGAGAGTccgtggggaaactgaggcagggcgGCGGTCCTGTTGGGGGTCCATCCGGGacacccaggcccctcccctcccttctctcccttctctcccttctctcccttctctcccttctctcccttctctccctactCCCCCtactcccccttctccccccgCCACCCTGTCCCCCGCAGGCAGAGCTGGAGACCCTGGTGCTGTCCCGCAGCCTGATGCGGGAGCTGCAGAGCACCGTGGACGCGCTGGAGACCAGCGTGCGGGGCCTGCCCCCCAGCGCCCAGGAGAAGGTGGCCGAGGTGCGGCGCAGCGTGGACGCCCTGCAGGCCGCCTTCGCCGACGCCAGCTGCTTCGAGGACGTGCCGGCGGCCGTGCTGGCCGAGGGCCGGGGCAGCGTGGCCCGGGCCTACACGTGCGTGGAGGAGCTGCTGGAGCTGGTGGCGCAGGCCGTGCCCCTGCCCTGGCTGGTCGGGCCCTTCGCGCCCATCCTCGTGGAGCGGCCCGGGCCCCCGCCCGACCTGGAGGCCCTGGTGGATGAGGTCGTGGGGGGGCCCGACCCCCGCTGGGCACACCTGAACTGGCCGGCCCAGCAGAGAGCCTGGCAAGCCCAGTACGGGGACGGGATGGGCCTCCCCGGGGACATTCCCGAGGAGGAGCCTGAGCCCTCCAGCCGCCGCAAGCACACCCTGATGCCAGAACTGGACTTCTGACCCGATGGGGCCGTTGGGCAGCGAAGGCAGCTGGAGGCCGTCCTGCACCCCGAGATCCCTGCTGCCCCCTAGCGGCCATGCATCAGCATTACTAGACAATGCCTTGGCCTTGGCCCAGGCAGAGTTGGGGGCTGGGGACCTAACTCTGAATCCTAGACCAGCTTCACTGATACTAGACCCTCCCCAGTCTTTCCCTTGGACATATGAGGACTTGAAC includes these proteins:
- the PLIN5 gene encoding perilipin-5, producing MSEDEAAQAPRPSLWEQDQQNVVQRVAALPLVRATCTAVSDAYSAAKDRHPLLGSACRLAEHCMCGLTTRALDHAQPLLSHLQPQLATVNDLACRGLDKLGEKLPFLQQPSETVVTSAKDVVASGVTGMVGLARQGRRWSVELKRSMSHAVDVVLGKSEELVDHFLPMTEEELAALAAEVEGPEVGSVEEQRRHQGYFVRLGSLSARLRHLAYEHSLGKLRRRKHHAQDTLAQLQETLELIDHMQCGVTPITPAHPGKVHELWEGWSQHSPENGRRSQAELETLVLSRSLMRELQSTVDALETSVRGLPPSAQEKVAEVRRSVDALQAAFADASCFEDVPAAVLAEGRGSVARAYTCVEELLELVAQAVPLPWLVGPFAPILVERPGPPPDLEALVDEVVGGPDPRWAHLNWPAQQRAWQAQYGDGMGLPGDIPEEEPEPSSRRKHTLMPELDF